The nucleotide sequence CAGGGCGCTGAGCGGGAAGCGGCCCACTGTCACCGCGATGCCCTTGGCCTCGGCCTCGCGCTCGGTGAGGCCGGTCCAGGCGATCTCTGGCGAGGTGAAGACGACCGCGGGGACGGCGCGGTTGTCGAAGGCGCTCTTGTGGCCGGCGATGACCTCGGCGGCCACCTTGCCCTCGCGGCTGGCCTTGTGCGCGAGCATGGGGCCGGGGGCCACGTCGCCGATGGCGAAGACGTGCTTCACCGCCGTGCGGCATTCCTCGTCGGTGGGAATCTGCCCCTGGGCGTTCACGGCGAGGCCGAGCGCGTCGAGGCCGATGTCGTCGGTGTTGGGCTTGCGGCCCACGGCCACGAGCACGCGCTCGTAGTGGCGGCTGATCGTCTCGCCGCCGTGCTCGATGTCCACGCGGAAGCCCTGGTCCTTGCCGAGCTCCTTGATGCCCACCACCTTGCTCTCCAGCAGCAGCTCCTCGAAGCGCGCCTGGCAGTTCTTGAGCACGGGGCGCACCAGATCCTGGTCCGCGCCCATGAGCAGGTTCGGGAAGAGCTCGACCATGCTCACCTTGCTCCCGAGTCCGTGGTAGACCAGCCCCAGCTCGAGGCCGATGTACCCGCCGCCCACCACGAGCAGGTTCTCGGGGATCTCCGGAATCTCCAGCGCCTCGGCGCTGGACCAGACGGGCAGGTCGTAGGCCGGCGGAATCTCGTTGATGCGGCTGCCGGTGGCGATGATGGCGTGCTTGAAGCGGATGCGGCTCACCTCGCCGCCCTCGATCGCGAGTTCGTGGGCGCCGGCGAAGCGCCCGAAGCCCTTCACGACCTCGACGCCGCGCTTCTCCAGCAGACCGGCCACGCCGCCGGTGAGGCTGTCCACCACCTGCTGGGTCCAGTCGTGGAGCTTCTGCCGGTCGATGCTGATCTTGCCCACCTTCACGCCCAGCCGCTCGGCGGCGCGCGCCTCGTGCGCGATCTCCACGGCGTTGATCAGCGCCTTGGAGGGGATGCAGCCCTCCCTGAGACAGACGCCGCCCAGCTTGTCGGCCGCCTCCACCAGCGTGACCTCGAGGCCGAGATCCGCGGCGCGGATCGCCGCCACGTAGCCGCCGGGACCGCCGCCGATCACCACCAGGTCGGTTTCCAGCTCCAGGCTTCCCATCACCATCGCGGCGACGCTCCTTCGCTCGGGTTAGGCCTTGCCGGCCAGCCAGGACAGGGGATCGGCGAGCTGCGCCATCATCGTGGAGACGAAGCGCGCCGCGTCGGCGCCGTCGGCCACGCGGTGGTCGAAGGCCAGGCTCAGCGGCAGGATGCTGCGGATGACGATCTCGCCATCGCGCACCACCGGCTTCTCCTGCACCTTGCCGAGGCCCAGGATCGCCACCTCGGGGTAGTTGATCGTGGGCAGCAGGGCCGTGCCGCCCAGCGGACCCACGTTGGTGATCGTGAAGGTGCCGCCGCGCAGCTCGCTCACGTCCACCGTTCCGGCCCGCGCTCGCTCCGCGAGCGCGCGGATGTCGGCGGCGATCTCCATCACGCTCTTCGTGTCCACGCCCCGCACCACCGGTACGATCAGCCCGCGTCCCGTGTCCACCGCGATGCCGATGTTGATGTAGCGCTTGTAGACGATCTCCTCGCGGAAGGGATCGAGGCTCGCGTTGAACGCGCGGGCATTCTTCAGCCCTTCGGCCACGGCCTTGGCCACGAAGGCCAGCAGCGTGGGGGGCGCGGCGTCCGTGCCCGCGAGGCGCTCCTTCTCACGCACACGGTACCTTTCGAGCTCGGTGACGTCGGCCTCGTCCATGTGCGCCACGTGCGGCACCATCACCATGGAGCTGACCATCCTGTGCGCCACCTTGCGGCGGATCGAGCGCAGCGGCTCGCGCTCCACCTCGCCGAACTGCTCGAAATCGGGCATCGGCTCCACGTCGAAGAAGGGGATGCCCCCGCCGGTCCAGGCCATCGCGGGCTCGCCTGCGCGCGCGGGCGCCGCGGCCGGGCCACCGCCGGCCTGGAAGCGGTTCAGATCTTCGGCCGTGACGCGCCCGCCCGGCCCGCTCGGCGTGACCTGGTGGAGGTCGATGCCCATCTCGCGCGCCAGACGGCGCACCGCGGGCGCCGCGGGCACGGGGCCGGCGGCGTCGCGCGTGGGCGGAGGCGCCGAGGGCGCGGGGGGTGCGGCCGGGGCCGGCGCCGTGGGCGCCTCGGCCTGCGCGGGCCTGGCAGGCGCGGGGGCGGGAACGGCGGCGCCGGAGGCCGCGCCATCGTCGATCACCGCGATGACGTTGCCGACCATCACCACATCGCCCACCTTGCCCCCGAGACGCTTCAGCGTGCCCGCGGCCGGGGAGGGGATGGTCACCGCCGCCTTGTCCGTCTCCACGTCCACCAGGGGCGCGTCCTCGGCGATGGTCCCGCCCTCGCTGACGTGCCACTTCAGGATCTCGCCCTCGTGGACGCCCTCGCCGAGATCGGGCAGCTTGAACTCGTACACGCGATCCTCCCTCAGAAGTCCAGGGTCTGCTCCAGGGCGTCCAGGATGCGGCCGGCCGTGGGCAGGTAGGCCTGCTCGCGGCTGAAGCCGGGCGTGACCACGTCGAAGCCGGTGACGCGCGCCACCGGCGCCTCGAGGTAGAGCAGCGCCTTGTCGTTGATGCGGGTGACGATCTCGCTCGACATGCCGAGGCTGCGCGGCGCCTCCTGCACCACCACGCAGCGCCCGGTCGTCTTGACCGAGTCGGCGATGGCGTCGCCGTCCAGGGGCGACATGGTGAGCGGGTCGATCAGGTGCGTCGTCGCGCCCCGCTTCGCCTCGAGCTGCGCGGCCGCCTGCTCCGCCGGGCGGCGCATGGCGCCCCAGGCGACGAGCGTGACGTCCTTGCCCTCGCGCACGTGCTCGGCCACGCCCAGGGGCATGGACTCGGGCGTCTCCGGCACCTCTTCGCGCCAGGCGCGATAGCTGTGCTTGGGCTCCATGAAGACCACGGCGTCGGGGTCGGCGATGGCCGCGCGCAGCAGCGCCCGCGCGTTGCGCGGCGTCGACGGGATCACCACCTTCAGCCCCGGGAAGTGCGCGTAGGTCGCCTCGCGGCTCTCGCTGTGATGCTCCAGCGCGCGCACGCCGCCGCCGTAGGGCATGCGCATCACCATGGGCACGCTGTACCTGCCGTGGCTGCGGTTCCGCACGCGCGAGGCGTGGCCCTCCATCTGCGCGATGGCGAGGTAGGAGAAGCCCGAGAACTGCATCTCGCAGACGGGCCTGAGCCCCGCCATGGCCATGCCGATGCTGGTGCCCGCGATGGCGCTCTCGGCCAGCGGCGTGTCGATGACGCGGCCCTCGCCGAACTTGTCGTAGAGCCCTTCGGTGGCGCGGAACACGCCGCCGTTGATCCCGACGTCCTCGCCCAGCACGACGACGCTGTCGTCCTCGGCCATCATCTCCGTGAGGGCAAGATTGATGGCCTGGATCATGGTGAGCTTAGGCATCGCCCGCCTCCTTGGCCCGCGCGGCGTCCCGCGCCAGCAGCGCGTGGAAGAGCTCGCGCTGCTCGTTGATCACCGGGTGGAGGGTTCCAAACACGTGGTCGAAGGGCGTGTCGGGGGGGAAGGTGGTCTCGGTCTCGTAGACCTTCACTTCCTCGGCGATGCCCGCGCGGATCTCCTCGCGCAGCGCGGTCTCGCGGGCTTCGTCCCAGAGGCCGCGGGCCTCGAGATAGCGGCGCAGGCGCAGGATGGGATCCTTCTCGGTCCACTCGGCCTGGGCGGCCTCCTCGTTGCGGTAGCGCGTGGGGTCGTCGGCGGTGGTGTGCACGCCCATGCGATAGGTGACCGCCTCGATGAGCGTCGGCCCCTCGCCACGCTTCGCGCGATCGATCGCCTCGCGCGTGGCGACGACCATGGCCAGGACGTCGTTGCCGTCCACCTGGATGCCCGGCATCTCGTAGGCCACGGCCTTCTGCGCGATGCTCCGCGCGCTCGTCTGCTTGCTGCGCGGGATCGAGATCGCCCACTGGTTGTTCTGGCAGATGAAGACCACCGGCGCCTTCCACACGGCGGCGAAGTTGAGCGCCTCGTGGAAGTCGCCCTGGCTGGTGGCGCCGTCGCCGAACCAGCAGACCGTGGCCGCCTTCTCGCCGCGCAGCTTCTGCGCGTAGGCGAGGCCCACGGCGTGGGGAATCTGCGCGCCCACGATGATCGAGTCGTAGAGGGTGCGCAGCGCGGGGTCGATCGCCGAGCCCTCCTCGCGGCCGTTCCAGAAGTGGAGGACGTCCTTGAAGCGGTGCCCGCGCATGAGCCGAGCGCCGAGCTCGCGGAAGGCGCCGACGAACCAGTCCATCGGGCCCATGCAATACACCGGGCCCACCGACGCGGCCTCCTGGCCGACGCTGGGACTGAAGGTGCCGAGGCGGCCCTGGCGCTGCAGGTTGAGCATGCGCTGGTCGGCTTCGCGGCCGAGCACCATGCCCC is from Candidatus Latescibacterota bacterium and encodes:
- the lpdA gene encoding dihydrolipoyl dehydrogenase; translation: MVMGSLELETDLVVIGGGPGGYVAAIRAADLGLEVTLVEAADKLGGVCLREGCIPSKALINAVEIAHEARAAERLGVKVGKISIDRQKLHDWTQQVVDSLTGGVAGLLEKRGVEVVKGFGRFAGAHELAIEGGEVSRIRFKHAIIATGSRINEIPPAYDLPVWSSAEALEIPEIPENLLVVGGGYIGLELGLVYHGLGSKVSMVELFPNLLMGADQDLVRPVLKNCQARFEELLLESKVVGIKELGKDQGFRVDIEHGGETISRHYERVLVAVGRKPNTDDIGLDALGLAVNAQGQIPTDEECRTAVKHVFAIGDVAPGPMLAHKASREGKVAAEVIAGHKSAFDNRAVPAVVFTSPEIAWTGLTEREAEAKGIAVTVGRFPLSALGRAKAIGHTDGFVKILADPETQRVLGVAMVGPHASELIAEGTLALEMGATLEDMMVTIHPHPTLSESILEAAEVAAGAAVHLAPPKKK
- a CDS encoding 2-oxo acid dehydrogenase subunit E2, with product MYEFKLPDLGEGVHEGEILKWHVSEGGTIAEDAPLVDVETDKAAVTIPSPAAGTLKRLGGKVGDVVMVGNVIAVIDDGAASGAAVPAPAPARPAQAEAPTAPAPAAPPAPSAPPPTRDAAGPVPAAPAVRRLAREMGIDLHQVTPSGPGGRVTAEDLNRFQAGGGPAAAPARAGEPAMAWTGGGIPFFDVEPMPDFEQFGEVEREPLRSIRRKVAHRMVSSMVMVPHVAHMDEADVTELERYRVREKERLAGTDAAPPTLLAFVAKAVAEGLKNARAFNASLDPFREEIVYKRYINIGIAVDTGRGLIVPVVRGVDTKSVMEIAADIRALAERARAGTVDVSELRGGTFTITNVGPLGGTALLPTINYPEVAILGLGKVQEKPVVRDGEIVIRSILPLSLAFDHRVADGADAARFVSTMMAQLADPLSWLAGKA
- a CDS encoding alpha-ketoacid dehydrogenase subunit beta, with translation MPKLTMIQAINLALTEMMAEDDSVVVLGEDVGINGGVFRATEGLYDKFGEGRVIDTPLAESAIAGTSIGMAMAGLRPVCEMQFSGFSYLAIAQMEGHASRVRNRSHGRYSVPMVMRMPYGGGVRALEHHSESREATYAHFPGLKVVIPSTPRNARALLRAAIADPDAVVFMEPKHSYRAWREEVPETPESMPLGVAEHVREGKDVTLVAWGAMRRPAEQAAAQLEAKRGATTHLIDPLTMSPLDGDAIADSVKTTGRCVVVQEAPRSLGMSSEIVTRINDKALLYLEAPVARVTGFDVVTPGFSREQAYLPTAGRILDALEQTLDF
- the pdhA gene encoding pyruvate dehydrogenase (acetyl-transferring) E1 component subunit alpha: MPRTELASFGIETLQILAPSGEVDQALDPGLPPEDLHTLYRGMVLGREADQRMLNLQRQGRLGTFSPSVGQEAASVGPVYCMGPMDWFVGAFRELGARLMRGHRFKDVLHFWNGREEGSAIDPALRTLYDSIIVGAQIPHAVGLAYAQKLRGEKAATVCWFGDGATSQGDFHEALNFAAVWKAPVVFICQNNQWAISIPRSKQTSARSIAQKAVAYEMPGIQVDGNDVLAMVVATREAIDRAKRGEGPTLIEAVTYRMGVHTTADDPTRYRNEEAAQAEWTEKDPILRLRRYLEARGLWDEARETALREEIRAGIAEEVKVYETETTFPPDTPFDHVFGTLHPVINEQRELFHALLARDAARAKEAGDA